From a single Micrococcales bacterium genomic region:
- a CDS encoding glycosyltransferase family 39 protein translates to MSTDNTLTAAPAPAPARRWPQYRLMVFALLGYLVVRGTVMFSGYLYADDFALRYWASTSSLTPEYLFRSYYGHVQPWGLLAQWVLQAAWPGSWTALMVWSVLMQLATLALLWRIVLRLTGSQVAGLLAFLVPALSSFTFEVGVWWCMIIESAPYGLFMMVSLWALVRALEGQPGRWWLWSGLAFAAAVMSISKGTLFLLALVAFAAYLPIGASRPRGLRATFRLKPAFWVLVTAFTIGYALFLRLHAPISRDPDWSLLRALRYGRDLFLLNIVNGSAGGPWWWFSAQGETWNGVLVIPRYATFLALLAVVLLIAVVVIVRRYRPILTGYLVCMIAYAVGLSAVAAYGRGGGLVASAGYRYTSDFWILLAFFVPLLFYPVMGEAQPWGSRTRRLADRLAARGISRRTVALLVAAAFTTSCLVSAVEPSLRWVNSQTKDYVHTAGRSMAAIPENAEFLPQKTVTDLVHPMLMLPFASTEVVFSPDPEFRPFVQYATDGLFGFAPDGAAEQQFVPGILSQPEGVCGYPVTSRPVVVPMTTEVPQWSFVAQVSYLSSADTTAQMTIGPTTHQVPLREGLHTVFFQVEGPVTQVTLRGTDPAVQACVGEVAIGPRLGPGTKEPLYPPPTWPVP, encoded by the coding sequence GTGAGCACCGACAACACACTGACCGCCGCACCGGCCCCTGCGCCGGCCCGGCGCTGGCCGCAGTACCGGCTCATGGTGTTCGCGCTGCTGGGTTACCTGGTGGTACGCGGCACCGTGATGTTCTCCGGTTACCTCTACGCCGACGACTTCGCCCTGCGCTACTGGGCCTCGACGTCGTCGCTGACCCCCGAGTACCTCTTCCGCTCCTACTACGGCCATGTGCAGCCCTGGGGACTGCTGGCGCAGTGGGTCCTGCAAGCGGCATGGCCGGGCTCCTGGACCGCGCTCATGGTGTGGTCGGTGCTCATGCAGTTGGCCACGCTCGCGCTGCTGTGGCGCATAGTCCTGCGGCTGACCGGCTCACAGGTGGCCGGGCTGCTGGCGTTCTTGGTGCCCGCCCTGTCGTCGTTCACGTTCGAGGTCGGCGTGTGGTGGTGCATGATCATCGAGAGCGCGCCGTACGGGCTGTTCATGATGGTGTCGCTGTGGGCCCTGGTCCGTGCGCTGGAAGGGCAGCCGGGCCGATGGTGGTTGTGGTCCGGGCTGGCGTTTGCGGCAGCGGTCATGTCGATCAGCAAGGGCACGCTGTTCCTGCTCGCGCTCGTGGCGTTCGCCGCGTATCTGCCGATCGGAGCGTCCCGTCCCCGCGGCCTGCGGGCCACGTTCCGGCTCAAGCCCGCCTTCTGGGTCCTCGTCACCGCGTTCACGATCGGGTACGCCTTGTTCCTGCGCCTGCACGCGCCGATCTCGCGCGACCCTGATTGGAGCCTGCTGCGGGCCCTGCGCTACGGCCGCGACCTCTTCCTGCTGAACATCGTGAACGGCTCGGCCGGCGGGCCCTGGTGGTGGTTCAGCGCGCAGGGCGAGACCTGGAACGGCGTCCTTGTCATCCCACGCTACGCGACGTTCTTGGCTCTCCTGGCGGTCGTGCTGCTCATCGCGGTGGTGGTCATCGTTCGGCGGTACCGGCCGATCCTGACCGGCTATCTGGTGTGCATGATCGCCTACGCGGTGGGGCTGTCCGCGGTGGCGGCGTACGGCCGCGGTGGCGGGCTGGTCGCCTCAGCCGGGTATCGGTACACCTCGGATTTCTGGATCCTGCTGGCGTTCTTCGTGCCGCTGCTGTTCTACCCGGTGATGGGGGAGGCGCAGCCCTGGGGCAGTCGCACCCGCCGGCTGGCCGACCGGCTCGCCGCGCGCGGCATCTCACGGCGCACCGTCGCGCTGCTGGTCGCCGCGGCCTTCACCACCTCTTGCCTGGTGTCCGCGGTGGAACCGAGCCTGCGATGGGTCAACAGCCAGACCAAGGACTACGTGCACACCGCTGGGCGTTCCATGGCGGCGATCCCCGAGAACGCGGAGTTCCTGCCGCAGAAGACGGTGACCGACCTCGTCCACCCCATGCTCATGCTTCCCTTCGCCAGTACTGAGGTGGTCTTCTCCCCGGACCCTGAATTCCGCCCGTTCGTCCAGTACGCCACCGACGGGCTGTTCGGATTCGCCCCCGACGGCGCTGCGGAGCAGCAGTTCGTGCCGGGCATCCTGTCCCAGCCCGAGGGGGTCTGTGGGTACCCCGTCACCTCCCGGCCGGTGGTCGTGCCGATGACCACGGAGGTCCCGCAATGGTCCTTCGTCGCCCAGGTGTCCTACCTCAGTTCCGCGGACACCACCGCGCAGATGACCATCGGGCCGACGACCCATCAGGTTCCGCTGCGGGAGGGGCTGCACACCGTCTTCTTCCAGGTGGAAGGCCCGGTCACGCAGGTCACGCTGCGAGGGACGGACCCGGCGGTCCAGGCGTGTGTCGGTGAGGTGGCGATCGGTCCCCGGCTCGGCCCGGGTACGAAGGAGCCTCTGTACCCGCCCCCGACGTGGCCGGTGCCGTAG
- a CDS encoding NAD(P)-dependent oxidoreductase: MRVVVSGAAGFIGDEVVRALRGAGHEVRGLDLAGADIEADVAEPGAWQDLGAVDAVIHTAAMVGMPSRTDAFWRVNTLGTRHVLDAARDSGAHRFVLLSSVTVFGNDFPDGVTEEYPTRPTGVPYADTKIAAEHLCLDEHIRSGIDVTIVRPGDVYGPRSRPWTLLPVQMIRSRRVAAPTTGMHSPVYVTDVAEGIVRAATTGPAAGQIITLSGGVAVPTGEYFDHYARMLGRSSVPRLPRSVMLAAAGAQAGVANRLRRTIELSPAAVRYLADRKGTYSIAKADRLLDWRPAVDLREGMARTADWLQAEGLLA; the protein is encoded by the coding sequence ATGCGAGTCGTGGTCTCCGGCGCAGCCGGTTTCATCGGTGACGAGGTGGTGCGCGCGCTGCGCGGCGCCGGTCACGAAGTGCGGGGCCTGGACCTGGCAGGCGCGGACATCGAGGCCGACGTGGCTGAACCCGGCGCCTGGCAGGACCTCGGCGCCGTCGACGCCGTCATCCACACCGCCGCCATGGTCGGCATGCCGTCGCGGACCGATGCGTTCTGGCGGGTGAACACACTGGGTACCCGCCATGTCCTGGATGCTGCCCGGGACAGCGGCGCCCACCGGTTCGTCCTGCTGTCCAGCGTCACGGTGTTCGGCAACGACTTCCCCGACGGCGTCACCGAGGAGTACCCGACCAGGCCCACCGGGGTGCCGTACGCGGACACGAAGATCGCCGCCGAACACCTGTGCCTCGACGAGCACATCCGCTCCGGGATCGACGTGACCATCGTGCGTCCCGGCGACGTGTACGGTCCGCGCAGCCGGCCGTGGACCCTGCTGCCGGTGCAGATGATCCGCAGCCGCCGGGTCGCCGCGCCGACCACCGGCATGCACAGCCCGGTCTATGTCACGGATGTGGCCGAGGGCATCGTGCGGGCCGCGACCACGGGCCCCGCGGCGGGCCAGATCATCACGCTGTCCGGTGGGGTGGCGGTGCCCACCGGTGAGTACTTCGACCACTACGCGCGCATGCTGGGCCGTTCCTCGGTGCCGCGGTTGCCCCGGTCGGTCATGCTCGCCGCGGCGGGGGCGCAGGCCGGCGTCGCGAACCGCCTGCGGCGCACGATCGAATTGAGTCCGGCGGCCGTGCGGTATCTCGCCGATCGCAAGGGCACGTACTCCATCGCCAAGGCCGACCGACTCCTGGACTGGCGACCCGCGGTGGACCTGCGGGAGGGGATGGCGCGCACGGCGGACTGGCTGCAGGCCGAGGGCTTGCTTGCCTGA
- a CDS encoding universal stress protein codes for MKILVGVIPDSSASDAMVLAGVLQAAFGGEVVLANIFAAPSDQSGKRKVDAEWVEYLRTDAVEVVADAAAEAPRRGLTDFGTAVHGHRASGVGLEELAHDLHADLIVIGSAPGASNGRFLIGSTADQLLHGSHIPVALAPAGYRRVSPERLQRLVVAFQDTPESHAALEWAAEHAGDRQLTALTVLVRHRVMGSTQAFNGEALVARQVEDDARTALDSALRALGTSADAAISIGDDSLAAVRRFDWNGDELFVLASGGSILRRVFLGDMTYKLVRASPVPVVVLPRHT; via the coding sequence ATGAAGATCCTGGTCGGGGTGATCCCGGATTCGTCCGCGTCCGACGCGATGGTCCTGGCGGGCGTCCTGCAGGCGGCGTTCGGCGGTGAGGTGGTGCTCGCGAACATCTTCGCCGCGCCCAGCGACCAGTCCGGGAAGCGCAAGGTGGACGCCGAATGGGTCGAGTACCTGCGCACGGACGCCGTCGAGGTGGTCGCAGACGCGGCTGCTGAAGCGCCGCGCCGGGGCCTGACGGATTTCGGCACCGCGGTGCACGGCCATCGCGCCAGTGGCGTCGGGCTGGAGGAGCTGGCCCACGACCTGCACGCGGACCTGATCGTGATCGGCAGCGCGCCGGGGGCGTCCAACGGACGGTTCCTGATCGGTTCGACCGCCGACCAGCTCCTGCACGGCAGTCACATCCCGGTGGCGCTGGCGCCGGCCGGCTACCGGCGGGTCAGCCCGGAGCGGCTGCAGCGGCTGGTGGTCGCTTTCCAGGACACCCCGGAGAGCCACGCTGCCTTGGAATGGGCCGCCGAACACGCCGGCGACCGGCAACTGACGGCGCTGACGGTGCTCGTCCGGCACCGGGTGATGGGCAGCACGCAGGCGTTCAACGGCGAGGCACTCGTGGCCCGGCAGGTGGAGGACGACGCCCGCACCGCGCTGGACTCGGCGCTGCGGGCGCTGGGGACCTCGGCGGACGCCGCGATCAGCATTGGCGACGACTCCCTGGCCGCCGTGCGCCGCTTCGACTGGAACGGCGATGAACTGTTCGTGCTGGCCTCCGGCGGCAGCATCCTGCGCCGGGTGTTCCTCGGGGACATGACCTACAAACTCGTGCGCGCCTCCCCGGTGCCTGTGGTCGTACTGCCGCGCCACACCTGA
- a CDS encoding amino acid permease, whose translation MSSSQPLLKQVMRVKNPDHIVEEGDHGGLKRSMGLFALLMFSVGSIIGTGIFVILGEAIPKAGPAVILSFVLAAVVCAFSALSYAELAGTIPVSGSSYSYAYATLGEIIAWICGWCLMLEYGVAVAAVAVGWGQYLNEFLATFGITIPPEFASPPGGGGVFNIPAVFVVLACMFLLLRGASESATMNNIMVILKLGVLIFFCAVAFTAFDGSNFAPFAPLGIAGIGAAAGQVFFSYIGFDAASTAGEEAKNPKRDLPLAIIGSLIVVTVFYLLVTVATIGANGGQPADYEGQSSEAVLARVANEATGGTWAGAIIALGAVISIFSVVLVTMYGQTRILFAMGRDGLLPKVFTRVNPRTQTPVNNTIIVAVIISVLAAFVPLGQLAEATSIGTLFAFMIVNAGVISLRRSRPNMDRSFKTPLYPLTPILGVIGCLYLISSLASITWLVFVLWLTVGMIVYFTYGYRKSRLARGEADWTQDPEPPVVG comes from the coding sequence ATGTCCAGCAGCCAGCCCTTGCTCAAGCAGGTGATGCGGGTCAAGAACCCCGACCACATCGTGGAAGAGGGCGACCACGGGGGCCTGAAGCGCAGCATGGGCCTTTTCGCGCTGCTCATGTTCAGCGTGGGCAGCATCATCGGCACCGGTATCTTCGTCATCCTCGGTGAGGCGATCCCGAAGGCCGGGCCGGCGGTCATCCTCTCGTTCGTGCTCGCCGCCGTGGTGTGTGCCTTCTCCGCCCTGTCCTACGCCGAACTCGCCGGTACCATCCCCGTGTCCGGGTCCTCGTACTCCTACGCCTACGCGACTCTCGGCGAGATCATCGCGTGGATCTGCGGGTGGTGCCTGATGCTCGAGTACGGCGTCGCGGTGGCCGCGGTGGCCGTCGGCTGGGGGCAGTACCTCAACGAGTTCCTCGCCACCTTCGGCATCACGATCCCACCGGAGTTCGCCAGCCCGCCGGGGGGCGGCGGCGTGTTCAACATCCCGGCCGTGTTCGTGGTGCTGGCCTGCATGTTCCTGCTGCTGCGAGGTGCCAGCGAGTCAGCCACGATGAACAACATCATGGTGATCCTCAAACTGGGGGTCCTGATCTTCTTCTGCGCGGTGGCCTTCACCGCCTTCGACGGCAGCAACTTCGCCCCGTTCGCCCCGTTGGGCATCGCCGGCATCGGGGCGGCCGCCGGTCAGGTGTTTTTCTCCTACATCGGCTTCGACGCCGCCTCCACTGCCGGCGAGGAGGCCAAGAACCCCAAGCGGGACCTGCCGCTGGCCATCATCGGTTCCCTGATCGTGGTCACCGTCTTCTACCTGCTGGTCACCGTCGCCACCATCGGCGCGAACGGTGGTCAGCCGGCGGACTACGAGGGGCAGAGCAGCGAGGCGGTCCTCGCCCGGGTGGCCAACGAGGCTACCGGCGGCACGTGGGCCGGGGCGATCATCGCCCTCGGCGCGGTCATCTCGATCTTCTCGGTGGTCCTGGTGACCATGTACGGGCAGACCCGCATCCTGTTCGCGATGGGCCGCGACGGCCTGCTCCCGAAGGTGTTCACCCGCGTGAACCCGCGCACCCAGACCCCGGTCAACAACACCATCATCGTGGCGGTGATCATCTCCGTCCTCGCCGCGTTCGTTCCCCTGGGGCAACTGGCGGAGGCGACCTCCATCGGCACCCTGTTCGCGTTCATGATCGTGAACGCCGGGGTGATCAGCCTGCGGCGTTCCCGGCCGAACATGGATCGTTCCTTCAAGACCCCCCTGTACCCGCTCACGCCGATCCTGGGGGTCATCGGCTGCCTGTACCTGATCTCCTCGTTGGCGTCGATCACCTGGCTGGTGTTCGTGCTGTGGCTGACGGTGGGGATGATCGTCTACTTCACCTACGGCTATCGCAAGTCCCGGCTGGCCCGCGGGGAGGCCGACTGGACGCAGGACCCCGAGCCACCCGTGGTGGGGTGA
- a CDS encoding universal stress protein, with amino-acid sequence MKLVIGVADDATSVDAVAFGATLARTFRAEVTLVTVSATADEYINDHLNPRVQQRRGDEAADLVDDVAQRLSADHGIRAQTVVHHHRSLGTGLSEIAAELDADLLVVGSGPGGSIGRFTMGSTTNQLLHHCTRPLVLVPSGYARHSVPKVGRVLVAFAQGPEGEVALARGADLARAAGLPLRVLTILVRHRVYGTELGADAEGGVLNESLAMLRGYQEHALSLTDIKGLDISTDVLVGDSPLAAMSREDWEPGDLLVVASAGGGILRRVFLGDTNYKILRAATVPTMVLPRHHD; translated from the coding sequence ATGAAGTTGGTAATCGGAGTGGCCGACGACGCCACCTCTGTCGACGCGGTGGCATTCGGTGCGACCCTGGCCCGGACCTTCCGCGCCGAGGTGACCCTGGTGACCGTCAGCGCCACGGCCGACGAGTACATCAACGACCACCTGAACCCCCGGGTGCAGCAACGCCGCGGTGACGAGGCCGCCGACCTCGTCGACGACGTGGCGCAGAGACTGTCCGCCGACCACGGGATCCGGGCCCAGACCGTGGTTCACCACCATCGGTCGCTGGGGACCGGGCTGTCGGAGATCGCCGCGGAACTCGACGCCGACCTGCTGGTGGTCGGCAGCGGGCCCGGCGGGTCGATCGGGCGGTTCACGATGGGCAGCACCACCAACCAGTTGCTGCACCACTGCACCCGTCCGCTGGTGCTCGTCCCGTCCGGCTACGCGCGGCACTCGGTACCCAAGGTCGGCCGGGTACTGGTCGCGTTCGCCCAGGGGCCGGAGGGCGAAGTGGCCCTGGCCCGCGGTGCTGACCTCGCCCGCGCAGCCGGCCTGCCACTACGGGTCCTCACGATCCTGGTGCGCCACCGGGTGTACGGCACCGAACTGGGAGCCGATGCCGAGGGCGGGGTGCTGAACGAGTCGCTGGCCATGCTCCGTGGCTACCAGGAACACGCACTGTCGCTGACCGACATCAAGGGCCTGGACATCAGCACCGACGTGCTCGTCGGCGACTCCCCCCTGGCGGCGATGAGCCGCGAGGACTGGGAGCCCGGCGACCTGCTGGTCGTCGCCTCAGCGGGCGGCGGCATCCTGCGCCGGGTCTTCCTCGGTGACACCAACTACAAGATCCTGCGTGCGGCCACCGTGCCCACGATGGTGTTGCCGCGCCACCACGACTGA
- a CDS encoding antitoxin — protein MGIEDIANQAKNLAGQHADKVADAVDTAAEKVKEMTPDQVDGMVDKAAETAKGAISGE, from the coding sequence ATGGGTATCGAAGACATCGCCAACCAGGCCAAGAACCTCGCCGGGCAGCATGCCGACAAGGTGGCCGACGCCGTGGACACCGCCGCGGAGAAGGTCAAGGAGATGACCCCGGATCAGGTCGATGGCATGGTGGACAAGGCAGCGGAGACTGCCAAGGGCGCGATCAGCGGCGAGTAG
- a CDS encoding enoyl-CoA hydratase/isomerase family protein, which produces MQLPTLVLERRGPVLTVRISNPPDDLLDGRVIADLDVLGRRLLADRSIRAVVLTGPRPGVFIPHYDIAEIADGAESLGLATPYAGARVSLAALKALRHVPGAYGLLRHTPLAPALDLPTTHAALARFSRLPQVVIAAIDGDAMGGGCEVALACDIRLMSDGDHRIGLPEISTGIPPGAGGTQRLAQVVGPGRAVAMVLQARVLTPQQALDHGLVDQVCDDVQEAAMEVAQRVAAWNPMAVRSAKRAMLPPRGLDVEAAGFMATASHKEAISRMREFGAQPQSPWRDRSWVHQRTEV; this is translated from the coding sequence ATGCAGCTGCCCACCCTGGTCCTGGAGCGCCGTGGACCGGTGCTCACCGTTCGCATCAGCAATCCTCCTGACGACCTGCTCGACGGCCGGGTGATCGCGGACCTCGACGTGCTGGGCCGGCGCCTGCTGGCCGACCGGTCGATCCGGGCCGTCGTCCTCACTGGTCCGCGGCCGGGGGTCTTCATCCCCCACTACGACATCGCGGAGATCGCCGACGGCGCGGAGAGCCTCGGCCTGGCCACCCCCTACGCAGGGGCACGGGTGAGCCTCGCCGCACTCAAGGCCCTTCGCCACGTCCCGGGGGCGTACGGCCTGCTGCGCCACACACCGTTGGCACCCGCCCTGGACCTGCCGACTACGCACGCCGCCCTGGCGCGGTTCAGCCGGTTGCCGCAGGTGGTCATCGCCGCCATCGACGGCGACGCGATGGGCGGCGGCTGCGAAGTGGCGCTGGCCTGCGACATCCGGCTCATGTCCGACGGCGACCACCGCATCGGGCTCCCCGAGATCAGCACCGGGATCCCACCGGGGGCTGGTGGCACGCAGCGGCTCGCGCAGGTCGTGGGACCGGGCCGGGCGGTGGCGATGGTTCTGCAGGCGCGCGTGCTCACACCGCAGCAGGCGCTCGACCACGGCCTGGTCGACCAGGTCTGCGACGACGTGCAGGAGGCGGCCATGGAGGTCGCGCAGCGCGTCGCGGCCTGGAACCCCATGGCCGTGCGCAGCGCGAAGCGCGCGATGCTGCCGCCGAGGGGCCTCGACGTGGAGGCGGCCGGGTTCATGGCGACCGCCTCCCACAAGGAGGCCATCAGCCGTATGCGCGAGTTCGGTGCGCAGCCGCAGTCCCCGTGGCGCGACCGGTCCTGGGTGCACCAGCGCACCGAGGTTTGA